In the genome of Myxococcus stipitatus, one region contains:
- a CDS encoding LamG domain-containing protein, which produces MSERRRSWWVPRVAMLCVAGVAATDSLAAERPSLVNTRILTPFNANGHASTVDGRVFVGNIREDATTTTTTWVAKAFRPEAVTYDAQGKPDFSTAFSYGRITQVRNGENALAFCFTNPALPYQMVDGLAVYQPYIVDSQMYNGPNVFRRRPADIRVSQPFTAQADVSSFTTGNLETLITVTGATLRGIEPTMTSDGRLLIFQGGPLNDGGIDHLMYSYNPTPCAAFGWSNPRPLSMMYNDTTSGVQRYPLARWGLKAATGEPFGDTTSGPLLRGAYPWVDHEGRNVTYTSVLYKDGARREAVSLIGVDTGFAAYHIDGAVNTGRNDIAHLFYSGPMWNFERERAPAQNFPRGASNERQYLPVTKSHDVIALFGSNTADYNEIDVGELRDPFQLLSLPMNELVTRAGTYDLTRTPDSSGYFFTGTLTGTAFTSAGNFVTQSTSGSLWEPHGKGKALMLPGGGALTVNLADAAGTVRGVGAFVRGFTVQLSVKPDASLHAGCTTGNPYRYLFQKAGALDLIYEADNTVQMSFVINGTRVRLGRSPPLPLDAWTHLAYTWDGVTGAFREYLNGVPSGRALPVAPGSFRMGTGVLSIGAGNVLNVEACPTSGEGSFKGAIDEVRFFNHARSARSICMISPGADCLDEAIQETPTEGQFGMSQQAFQCNSYAALGSRACASAMHRVCAQRGAHDALANSTNVFETIQQLIGNRPPISLLGALAAATSTEVSVACAPIQHESVAVTFEELARLHTLCTDDRAAQTFDCTAAAHRWCNNLGWTTGQIFEVTSRAWVGCFNSGLVMDVTKDQLGPASNSGAFMNTDSKLEVSRWCQARGYGAGVVQELGSGYLVQTHCFQPAATVPWKINP; this is translated from the coding sequence ATGTCGGAACGCCGTCGTTCGTGGTGGGTTCCACGCGTCGCCATGCTGTGCGTCGCGGGGGTGGCGGCGACCGACTCGCTCGCCGCCGAGCGCCCCTCGCTGGTGAACACACGCATCCTCACGCCCTTCAACGCCAACGGCCACGCCTCCACGGTCGACGGCCGCGTCTTCGTGGGCAACATCCGGGAGGACGCAACGACGACGACCACGACGTGGGTCGCCAAGGCGTTCCGCCCCGAAGCCGTGACGTATGACGCGCAGGGCAAGCCCGACTTCTCCACCGCCTTCTCGTACGGGCGCATCACCCAGGTACGGAATGGAGAGAACGCGCTGGCCTTCTGCTTCACCAACCCCGCCCTGCCCTACCAGATGGTGGATGGGCTCGCGGTGTACCAGCCCTACATCGTCGACTCGCAGATGTACAACGGCCCCAATGTGTTCCGCCGCCGCCCTGCGGACATCCGGGTATCCCAGCCCTTCACCGCGCAAGCGGATGTGTCGTCGTTCACCACCGGCAACCTGGAGACGCTCATCACCGTCACCGGCGCGACCCTCCGGGGCATCGAGCCCACGATGACGTCCGATGGCCGGCTGCTCATCTTCCAGGGCGGCCCCCTCAACGATGGCGGCATCGACCACCTGATGTACTCCTACAACCCGACACCGTGCGCCGCCTTCGGCTGGAGCAACCCACGCCCCTTGTCGATGATGTACAACGATACGACCTCGGGAGTTCAGCGCTACCCGCTGGCTCGCTGGGGTCTCAAGGCCGCCACCGGGGAGCCCTTCGGCGACACGACGTCAGGCCCCCTGCTCCGGGGCGCCTATCCCTGGGTGGACCACGAGGGCCGCAACGTCACGTACACGAGCGTCCTCTACAAGGATGGGGCGCGCCGCGAGGCGGTGAGCCTGATTGGCGTGGACACCGGCTTCGCGGCGTACCACATCGATGGCGCCGTCAACACGGGCCGCAATGACATCGCGCACCTGTTCTACTCGGGTCCCATGTGGAACTTCGAGAGGGAGCGCGCCCCCGCGCAGAACTTCCCGCGCGGCGCCTCCAACGAGCGCCAGTACCTGCCCGTCACGAAGTCCCACGACGTCATCGCCCTCTTCGGCAGCAACACGGCGGACTACAACGAAATCGACGTCGGCGAGCTGAGAGACCCCTTCCAGCTGCTCAGCCTGCCCATGAACGAGCTGGTCACCCGCGCGGGCACCTACGATCTGACGCGCACCCCGGACTCCTCCGGCTACTTCTTCACGGGCACCCTCACCGGCACCGCGTTCACCTCCGCGGGCAACTTCGTGACGCAGTCCACCTCCGGCTCGCTGTGGGAGCCCCATGGCAAGGGCAAGGCGCTCATGCTCCCCGGTGGCGGAGCCCTCACGGTGAACCTGGCGGACGCCGCTGGCACCGTGCGCGGCGTGGGCGCCTTCGTGCGAGGCTTCACCGTGCAGCTCTCCGTGAAGCCCGACGCGAGCCTCCATGCCGGCTGCACCACGGGCAACCCCTATCGCTACCTCTTCCAGAAGGCCGGGGCGCTCGACCTCATCTACGAGGCCGACAACACGGTGCAGATGTCTTTCGTCATCAATGGCACCCGCGTGCGGCTGGGGCGCAGCCCTCCGCTCCCGCTCGATGCGTGGACCCACCTGGCCTACACCTGGGACGGCGTCACCGGTGCCTTCCGGGAGTACCTCAACGGCGTGCCCAGCGGCCGCGCGCTCCCCGTGGCCCCCGGAAGCTTCCGCATGGGCACGGGAGTGCTGTCCATCGGCGCGGGCAACGTGCTGAACGTCGAGGCCTGTCCCACCAGCGGCGAGGGCTCCTTCAAGGGCGCCATCGACGAGGTGCGCTTCTTCAACCATGCGCGCTCGGCTCGCTCCATCTGCATGATTTCCCCCGGCGCGGACTGCCTGGACGAGGCCATCCAGGAGACTCCCACCGAGGGGCAGTTCGGCATGAGCCAGCAGGCCTTCCAGTGCAACAGCTACGCGGCACTGGGCTCGCGGGCGTGCGCTTCCGCCATGCACCGCGTCTGCGCCCAGCGCGGCGCCCATGATGCGCTGGCCAACAGCACCAACGTCTTCGAGACGATTCAGCAGCTCATCGGCAACCGGCCGCCCATCTCGCTCCTGGGAGCGCTCGCCGCCGCCACGTCCACCGAGGTCAGCGTGGCGTGCGCCCCCATCCAGCACGAGAGCGTGGCGGTCACCTTCGAGGAGCTGGCGCGCCTGCACACGCTCTGCACCGACGACCGCGCCGCGCAGACCTTCGACTGCACCGCCGCCGCGCATCGCTGGTGCAACAACCTGGGGTGGACGACGGGACAGATTTTCGAGGTGACCTCACGCGCCTGGGTCGGATGCTTCAACTCGGGCCTCGTCATGGATGTCACCAAGGACCAGCTCGGCCCCGCGTCCAACTCCGGTGCGTTCATGAACACCGACTCCAAGCTGGAGGTCAGCCGGTGGTGTCAGGCCCGAGGGTACGGCGCGGGCGTGGTGCAGGAGCTGGGCTCGGGATATCTCGTGCAGACGCACTGCTTCCAGCCCGCGGCGACGGTGCCCTGGAAGATCAATCCCTGA
- a CDS encoding RICIN domain-containing protein: MEIPLLRGVVLAVTLLAVPAMGEEAPSFGQWIELRSYRNFKCLEILSSLAHNGAHAGVWGCHGGANQKWSLVGEEIRSDMHNKCLEILDSGQHNGAHVGLWDCHGGANQKWYWDGNFIRSRLNNKCLEILSSINADGAHVGVWDCHGGSNQRWY, from the coding sequence ATGGAAATACCATTGCTGCGAGGTGTGGTTCTGGCTGTGACGCTGCTGGCCGTGCCAGCCATGGGGGAGGAGGCGCCCTCGTTCGGTCAATGGATTGAGCTGCGCAGCTACAGGAATTTCAAGTGCCTGGAGATCCTCAGCTCGCTTGCGCACAACGGCGCGCACGCTGGCGTGTGGGGATGCCATGGCGGTGCCAATCAGAAGTGGTCCTTGGTTGGCGAGGAGATTCGCAGCGACATGCACAACAAGTGTCTGGAGATTCTCGATTCGGGACAGCACAACGGCGCCCACGTGGGTTTGTGGGACTGCCATGGCGGTGCCAATCAGAAGTGGTACTGGGACGGGAACTTCATCAGGAGCCGACTCAATAACAAGTGCTTGGAGATCCTGAGTTCGATCAATGCGGACGGGGCGCATGTCGGTGTATGGGACTGTCACGGCGGAAGCAATCAGCGCTGGTATTGA
- a CDS encoding amidohydrolase, with protein MNKPVCVLLSLAVAACNHEPPPEFPQTLYRNAKVFTARDSGGFAESLLVEGGKVLAVGTTLDVEAVARREATIVDLGGRTVVPGLVDAHAHVAWLGHPTWWVNDLVFVPGPGPSAREVARLVKARAETTLMGTPIMAFVSTGYFATVGDNPRALLDAATSSHPVLTVDWMGHGTTANSAMLALAGYVDGMPDPFGGRLSRDSSGRLTGHAQGLARVTLLQALSDRVPTSDYVEAYDWYADFALRFGYTATLDLPSALSEERTAQVHAAQVSLHQFIPVCLIDQEGEVCAPGPDGVIRRQVFLDGNPVDCSTWVSLPYLAPQSCPDAEVPWLGQQGLTRTQLDAVLADVITRGGKLFVDALGDSAVELLLSRLETWPPETWRGRLSLEHADLMNPGQVARAGALGIAVVQTPTHFPDFKTLFPLRFMPELTTHAQPLRSLLSAGIPLALGSDSFGQPASPWTEVMRTTQLPLRPDEALTREQAVTGWTRTAAQVRGLPGAGELTKGQPATFAVLSQDVFTVAPEELLFTRAVLTVVDGKVAWSDGSLLPGTGAAP; from the coding sequence ATGAACAAGCCTGTGTGCGTGTTGCTGTCGCTGGCTGTCGCGGCGTGCAACCACGAGCCTCCGCCCGAGTTCCCCCAGACGCTGTACCGCAACGCGAAGGTCTTCACCGCACGAGACTCCGGTGGATTCGCGGAGTCGCTCCTCGTCGAAGGAGGCAAGGTGCTCGCCGTCGGCACCACCTTGGACGTCGAAGCAGTCGCCCGTCGCGAAGCCACCATCGTGGACCTGGGCGGGCGCACCGTGGTGCCGGGCCTGGTGGACGCCCATGCGCATGTGGCCTGGCTGGGACACCCGACGTGGTGGGTGAATGACCTGGTCTTCGTCCCAGGCCCCGGTCCGAGCGCACGAGAGGTGGCGCGGCTCGTGAAGGCGCGAGCCGAGACCACGCTCATGGGCACCCCCATCATGGCCTTCGTGTCGACGGGGTACTTCGCCACCGTGGGCGACAACCCGCGCGCCCTCCTGGACGCGGCCACGTCGTCCCATCCGGTCCTGACCGTGGACTGGATGGGGCACGGCACCACGGCCAACTCCGCCATGCTCGCGCTGGCCGGGTATGTGGACGGGATGCCGGACCCGTTCGGCGGGAGGCTGTCACGCGACAGCAGCGGCAGGCTGACGGGCCATGCCCAGGGGCTCGCGAGAGTCACCCTGCTCCAGGCACTCTCGGACCGGGTCCCGACTTCGGACTACGTCGAGGCCTATGACTGGTACGCCGACTTCGCCCTCCGGTTCGGTTACACAGCGACCCTCGACCTCCCGTCAGCCCTGAGCGAGGAGCGCACCGCACAGGTCCACGCCGCGCAGGTGTCCCTCCACCAGTTCATTCCCGTGTGCCTCATCGACCAGGAGGGCGAGGTCTGCGCTCCGGGTCCGGATGGAGTCATCCGACGCCAGGTGTTCCTGGATGGCAACCCGGTCGACTGCTCGACGTGGGTCTCCCTTCCGTATCTCGCGCCCCAGTCGTGCCCGGACGCAGAGGTCCCATGGCTCGGGCAGCAGGGACTGACGAGGACGCAGCTCGACGCGGTGCTGGCGGACGTCATCACCCGAGGCGGCAAGCTCTTCGTCGACGCGCTGGGTGACTCGGCCGTGGAGCTGCTGCTGTCGCGACTGGAGACGTGGCCTCCCGAGACGTGGCGCGGGCGCCTGTCCTTGGAGCATGCGGACCTGATGAACCCGGGCCAGGTGGCGCGGGCGGGCGCGCTGGGCATCGCGGTGGTGCAGACGCCCACCCACTTCCCCGACTTCAAGACGCTGTTCCCCTTGAGGTTCATGCCCGAGCTGACGACCCACGCCCAACCCCTGCGCTCGCTCCTGAGCGCGGGCATCCCGCTGGCCCTCGGCTCGGACAGCTTCGGCCAACCCGCCTCTCCCTGGACCGAGGTGATGCGCACCACCCAGCTCCCGCTGCGCCCCGATGAGGCGCTGACGCGGGAGCAGGCCGTGACGGGCTGGACGAGGACCGCGGCCCAGGTCCGTGGACTTCCAGGCGCGGGGGAGCTCACGAAGGGCCAGCCCGCGACCTTCGCGGTCCTGAGTCAGGACGTGTTCACGGTGGCCCCCGAGGAGCTCTTGTTCACCCGAGCAGTGCTGACCGTGGTGGACGGCAAGGTGGCCTGGAGCGACGGCTCCTTGCTGCCGGGGACGGGAGCGGCTCCATGA
- a CDS encoding S8 family serine peptidase, with translation MFSTRLARCLQACLFLFLWAHCGDAVPPEPPPESPPAATTAALEETPVRPRFVPGRVIVKFLPAGQKQAAVTTLSLQGQTFQKAEALPEGAELWTLVTVEGQKGLSVSEKEQATMAAVEALRQRSDVEYAHVDLYLDYFATPVDEHYALQWHYPAIQLPLAWQTVTGNVRIAVLDSGRVEHPDMSGRWGPGHDFGYEEPGASDPDPTTDGRYHHGLHVAGILGAKWDTLGVAGICRDCPILPVKVSTTDNHPILSNVAKAIDWSVNHGARVINMSFGTLKPYEEPCSMYPLIQAAITRAINSGVVVVTAAGNDNRDPSVVTPASCEGVINVAATQRNGQRALYSNGGPLVTLSAPGGGPDIFGDGLGCHDPNGLTPYNGTGGAVSTWAISKPGSQLSGSDYCYRYLSGTSMAAPHVSGVAALILSQRPHWSVAQVKERLLQSVNPIPGCPTNVCGAGMLDASKAIITNMNLATPSCGVDVNTATFTCTNALATGGVAPIQHTWTVLENATITSSTATSAQGTCTRGTEARLLLTAMDAEHTGLSHERAFRCPPPLLDAAFANQHVPWGLPPESTYSVSVTMTNTGAETWTAAGGFKLVAVAPEGNTSFWGVNRVELSASDSIAPGQSKVFMFNINSPFALGAQPFQWRMMKEGHGLFGAPSPRTDIAVWAQAWNATFVRQSVPTSVPMGRPFEVSVTMRNTGTETWTPASYARLGSHNPENNTTWGVNAILLPNGASVPRGQEYTFTATVTAPSTPGVYSFRWRMRSLNTTTWEWFGFGGFTDDLPITVTLPPRDAAFVSQSGPTMVMAGTPFVYNVTMKNTGTQTWRASDGISLSSGSSAWNFVRGYLTPGEEIAPGQQKTFAVTVTPPATVSGPQVMRWRLWHNATGPFGQQSPDVTLQVLPQAKAAFVRQTLPAFVTPGQSFPVTLTLKNSGDAAWGGTPGYQLAPVPALPGHNWGHASVSMEPGEVVAPGAEKTFSFTAVAPMTQGPHAFQWRMRVQVSPGTFIDFGDATSRVDLLVAGPCYCPPGEVCPDVVCNPDS, from the coding sequence GTGTTCTCGACACGCCTGGCGCGCTGTCTCCAAGCCTGCCTCTTCCTCTTCCTCTGGGCGCACTGCGGCGACGCGGTTCCACCCGAACCCCCGCCTGAATCCCCTCCCGCGGCCACCACGGCGGCACTGGAGGAGACGCCCGTCCGGCCTCGCTTCGTGCCAGGTCGGGTCATCGTGAAGTTCCTCCCGGCGGGCCAGAAGCAAGCGGCGGTCACCACCCTGTCGCTCCAGGGCCAGACCTTCCAGAAGGCGGAGGCACTGCCCGAGGGCGCGGAGCTCTGGACGCTCGTGACGGTGGAGGGGCAGAAGGGCCTCTCTGTCTCCGAGAAGGAGCAAGCCACCATGGCCGCCGTGGAGGCGCTGCGCCAGCGCTCCGACGTCGAGTACGCCCACGTGGACCTGTACCTCGACTACTTCGCCACGCCCGTGGACGAGCACTACGCCCTTCAATGGCACTACCCCGCCATCCAGCTTCCCCTGGCGTGGCAGACCGTCACGGGCAACGTGAGAATCGCCGTCCTGGACTCCGGGCGGGTGGAGCACCCGGACATGTCCGGACGTTGGGGGCCCGGCCATGACTTCGGCTACGAGGAGCCCGGTGCCTCGGACCCGGACCCGACCACGGATGGCCGGTATCACCATGGGCTGCACGTGGCGGGAATCCTCGGCGCGAAGTGGGACACCTTGGGCGTCGCGGGCATCTGCCGGGACTGCCCCATCCTTCCGGTGAAGGTCTCCACCACCGACAACCACCCCATCCTGAGCAACGTGGCGAAGGCCATCGACTGGTCCGTGAACCACGGCGCGCGGGTCATCAACATGAGCTTCGGCACCCTCAAGCCGTACGAGGAGCCCTGCTCCATGTACCCGTTGATCCAAGCCGCCATCACCCGCGCCATCAACTCCGGCGTCGTCGTGGTCACCGCCGCGGGCAACGACAACCGAGACCCCAGCGTGGTGACTCCCGCGTCCTGCGAGGGCGTCATCAACGTGGCCGCCACCCAGCGCAACGGGCAGCGCGCCCTCTACAGCAACGGAGGTCCGCTGGTGACGCTCTCCGCGCCCGGCGGTGGCCCGGACATCTTCGGCGATGGCCTGGGCTGTCATGACCCCAACGGGCTCACCCCCTACAACGGAACGGGAGGGGCCGTGTCCACCTGGGCCATCTCCAAGCCCGGCTCCCAGCTGAGCGGCTCCGACTACTGCTACCGCTACCTGTCCGGGACCTCCATGGCCGCGCCCCACGTCTCCGGCGTGGCCGCGCTCATCCTGAGCCAACGTCCCCACTGGAGCGTCGCGCAGGTGAAGGAGCGGCTCCTCCAATCCGTGAACCCCATCCCCGGGTGCCCGACGAACGTGTGTGGCGCCGGGATGCTGGATGCCTCCAAGGCCATCATCACGAACATGAACCTCGCGACACCTTCGTGCGGTGTGGACGTGAACACGGCCACCTTCACCTGCACCAACGCGCTCGCCACGGGAGGTGTCGCGCCCATCCAGCACACGTGGACCGTCCTCGAGAACGCCACCATCACTTCGAGCACCGCCACCTCGGCACAGGGCACCTGCACGCGGGGCACGGAGGCCCGGCTGCTCCTCACGGCCATGGACGCCGAGCACACCGGCCTGAGCCATGAGCGGGCCTTCCGCTGCCCGCCCCCGCTCCTCGACGCCGCGTTCGCGAACCAGCATGTCCCCTGGGGCCTGCCGCCCGAGAGCACCTACAGCGTCAGCGTGACGATGACGAACACCGGTGCGGAGACCTGGACGGCCGCGGGCGGGTTCAAGCTGGTGGCCGTGGCGCCGGAAGGCAACACCTCGTTCTGGGGCGTGAATCGCGTGGAGCTGTCCGCCTCGGACAGCATCGCCCCGGGACAGAGCAAGGTGTTCATGTTCAACATCAACAGCCCGTTCGCGCTCGGCGCGCAGCCCTTCCAGTGGCGGATGATGAAGGAGGGCCACGGCCTGTTCGGCGCGCCGTCCCCGCGCACGGACATCGCCGTCTGGGCGCAGGCCTGGAACGCGACGTTCGTCCGCCAGAGCGTCCCCACATCGGTCCCGATGGGGCGCCCCTTCGAGGTCTCCGTCACGATGCGCAACACGGGCACCGAGACCTGGACTCCCGCCAGCTACGCCCGGCTGGGCTCACACAATCCCGAGAACAACACCACCTGGGGCGTCAACGCGATCCTCCTTCCCAATGGCGCGTCCGTGCCTCGGGGACAGGAGTACACCTTCACCGCCACCGTCACCGCGCCCAGCACGCCGGGCGTCTACAGCTTCCGGTGGCGGATGCGGAGCCTGAACACCACCACCTGGGAGTGGTTCGGCTTCGGCGGCTTCACCGACGACCTCCCCATCACCGTGACGCTGCCGCCGAGGGACGCGGCCTTCGTCAGCCAGTCGGGGCCGACCATGGTGATGGCGGGGACCCCCTTCGTCTACAACGTCACCATGAAGAACACGGGCACGCAGACGTGGCGCGCCAGTGACGGCATCAGCCTCTCCAGCGGCAGCAGCGCGTGGAACTTCGTCCGGGGCTACCTGACCCCGGGCGAGGAGATTGCGCCGGGCCAGCAGAAGACCTTCGCGGTGACTGTCACGCCCCCCGCCACCGTGTCGGGGCCCCAGGTCATGCGGTGGAGGCTGTGGCACAACGCGACGGGGCCCTTCGGGCAGCAGTCGCCCGACGTCACGCTCCAGGTCCTGCCCCAGGCCAAGGCCGCGTTCGTCCGTCAGACGCTGCCCGCCTTCGTGACGCCCGGACAGAGCTTCCCCGTCACCCTCACGCTGAAGAACTCGGGCGATGCGGCGTGGGGAGGCACCCCGGGCTACCAGCTCGCGCCCGTCCCCGCCCTCCCGGGGCACAACTGGGGTCACGCGTCCGTGTCCATGGAGCCCGGGGAGGTGGTGGCGCCCGGCGCCGAGAAGACGTTCTCGTTCACCGCCGTCGCGCCGATGACCCAGGGCCCTCACGCCTTCCAGTGGCGGATGCGGGTCCAGGTCTCTCCGGGGACCTTCATCGACTTCGGTGATGCGACTTCGCGCGTGGACCTCCTCGTCGCGGGCCCCTGCTACTGCCCGCCCGGAGAGGTCTGCCCCGACGTCGTGTGCAACCCGGACTCCTAG
- a CDS encoding LysR family transcriptional regulator: MSIQIGAIDLNLLLVLHTVLAERSVVRASERLHVTPSAISNSLARLRALLGDPLVTRKGRGIVPTPRALALAPAIGRGLREMELALHEVPFETLRCNQTFTLAVSDAGQLTWVPRIAALMRAELPNARLSVVGIDSLVSLGDLGAGQVDVHLGLAGEGAGLHFEPLVSEQTVLVARRGHPVLGKRLSARALGGLQHVRVDMVPGKSFRDAVAVAYARAGIPREVVMTVPSFTAAAAVVAATELVATLPESLVREQGARLAVQPVDAPYPARSVKISMCWHERTHVDPAARYFRELVRRGVLP; the protein is encoded by the coding sequence ATGAGCATTCAGATAGGGGCCATCGACCTCAACCTCCTGCTGGTCCTCCACACCGTGCTCGCCGAGCGCAGCGTGGTCCGTGCGTCCGAGCGGCTCCACGTCACGCCGTCGGCCATCAGCAACAGCCTGGCCCGGCTCCGCGCCCTGCTGGGGGACCCGCTGGTGACGCGAAAGGGGCGAGGCATCGTCCCCACGCCGAGGGCGCTCGCGCTGGCGCCCGCGATCGGACGAGGGCTCAGGGAGATGGAGCTCGCGCTCCACGAAGTCCCGTTCGAGACGCTGCGGTGCAACCAGACCTTCACGCTGGCGGTGTCCGATGCCGGGCAGCTCACGTGGGTGCCGCGCATCGCGGCGCTGATGCGTGCGGAGCTGCCGAACGCTCGGCTATCGGTGGTGGGCATCGATTCGCTCGTGTCGCTGGGGGACCTGGGGGCGGGACAGGTGGACGTGCACCTGGGGCTCGCGGGAGAGGGGGCGGGGCTGCACTTTGAGCCGCTGGTGTCGGAGCAAACGGTGCTCGTGGCGCGCCGGGGGCATCCGGTGCTGGGCAAGCGGCTGTCGGCGCGAGCGTTGGGAGGGCTTCAGCACGTCCGCGTGGACATGGTGCCGGGCAAGAGCTTCCGGGACGCCGTCGCCGTCGCCTACGCACGGGCGGGCATTCCGCGAGAGGTCGTGATGACGGTGCCCTCCTTCACGGCGGCGGCGGCGGTCGTGGCGGCGACGGAGCTGGTCGCGACGCTGCCGGAGTCGCTCGTGCGGGAGCAGGGGGCTCGTCTCGCGGTGCAGCCCGTCGACGCGCCGTATCCCGCGCGCTCCGTCAAGATCTCCATGTGCTGGCACGAGCGCACCCACGTGGACCCGGCGGCGCGCTACTTCCGCGAGCTGGTGCGCAGGGGCGTGCTTCCCTGA
- a CDS encoding haloalkane dehalogenase, producing MKRLLGCLLTGALIACHSAAPSLPPRAPMPSIQQVPVLDSFISYREEGSGSPIVFLHGNPTSSYVWRNVMPQLADRGRALAPDLIGMGQSGKPDIAYRFADHARYLDAWFDALDLREVVLVGYDWGGVLALDWASRHPDRVRGVVVFETFLRPTFWRDSTPEGEKLFRALRTPGVGEKMVLEQNEFLARSLAHGVKTGLSESARAAYYAPFPDAASRRPMLQWPRELPIDGEPADVVALVERNSAWLAQPSSKPALLLTFGDGGLSSPKTVEWARTTLPRLDIVPLPPAGHHAPEDAPDDIARAIRSWLDRQGW from the coding sequence ATGAAACGACTTCTTGGCTGTCTCCTCACCGGCGCGCTCATCGCGTGCCACTCCGCCGCCCCCTCCCTCCCCCCACGTGCGCCCATGCCCTCCATCCAGCAAGTCCCCGTCCTCGACTCCTTCATCTCCTACCGTGAGGAGGGCTCCGGCTCACCCATCGTGTTCCTCCACGGCAACCCCACGTCCTCGTACGTGTGGCGCAACGTGATGCCCCAGCTCGCCGACCGGGGCCGCGCCCTCGCGCCCGACCTCATCGGGATGGGGCAGTCCGGCAAGCCCGACATCGCCTATCGCTTCGCGGACCACGCGCGCTACCTGGACGCCTGGTTCGATGCGCTCGACCTCCGCGAGGTCGTGCTCGTCGGCTACGACTGGGGCGGCGTGCTCGCCCTGGACTGGGCCTCGCGACACCCGGACCGCGTGCGCGGCGTCGTGGTCTTCGAGACATTCCTCCGGCCCACGTTCTGGCGCGACTCGACACCCGAGGGCGAGAAGCTGTTCCGCGCGCTGCGCACGCCCGGCGTCGGCGAGAAGATGGTCCTCGAGCAGAACGAGTTCCTCGCGCGCTCCCTCGCCCATGGCGTCAAGACGGGCCTGAGCGAGAGCGCCCGCGCGGCCTACTACGCCCCCTTCCCCGATGCCGCGTCCCGACGCCCCATGCTCCAGTGGCCGCGTGAGCTTCCCATCGACGGTGAGCCCGCGGACGTGGTCGCCCTCGTCGAGCGCAACAGCGCCTGGCTCGCCCAGCCCTCCTCCAAACCCGCGCTCCTGCTGACCTTCGGCGACGGCGGCCTCAGCTCACCAAAGACCGTCGAGTGGGCCCGCACCACCCTCCCGCGCCTCGACATCGTCCCGCTGCCCCCGGCCGGACACCACGCGCCCGAAGACGCACCCGACGACATCGCCCGCGCCATCCGAAGCTGGCTCGACCGCCAGGGCTGGTGA